From Oscillospiraceae bacterium, one genomic window encodes:
- a CDS encoding 50S ribosomal protein L29, which yields MKANELREMSLAELNDKLKDLKQNLFILRFQHATNQLDNPLKLAAIKKDIARVKTILREKELKENA from the coding sequence ATGAAGGCTAACGAATTAAGAGAAATGTCTCTTGCAGAGCTTAACGATAAGCTTAAGGACTTAAAACAAAACCTTTTTATCCTCAGATTTCAGCATGCTACAAATCAGCTTGACAATCCTTTGAAGCTTGCAGCTATTAAGAAGGATATTGCAAGAGTCAAGACAATTCTTCGTGAAAAGGAGTTAAAGGAGAATGCGTAA
- the rpsQ gene encoding 30S ribosomal protein S17 produces MSERALRKERIGVVTSNKMDKTIVVTIKGNVTHPLYKKVLKRTDKIKAHDENNECSIGDKVRIMETRPISKDKHWRLVEIIEKAK; encoded by the coding sequence ATGAGTGAAAGAGCATTAAGAAAAGAAAGAATCGGTGTTGTAACCTCCAATAAAATGGACAAGACAATCGTTGTAACCATAAAAGGCAACGTTACACATCCTCTTTACAAGAAGGTTTTGAAAAGAACCGATAAAATAAAGGCGCACGATGAGAATAACGAGTGTTCAATAGGAGATAAGGTTCGTATTATGGAAACACGTCCTATTTCCAAGGATAAGCACTGGCGTCTTGTTGAAATTATAGAAAAAGCAAAATAA